From the Mammaliicoccus sciuri genome, the window AAATCAACATTGTATTATTTGATAACAGTGGATTTGGTTGTATCAACAATTTACAGATGGGTAATGGTAGTGAAAGTTTCTGTACTGAATTTAATGATTATAACGGTGAAGTCATGAATGTAGATTATAAGAAAATTGCAGAAGGATATGGTGCAGTTTCTTACAAAGTTAATAGTCTTCAAGCGTTAGAAGTTGCAATTAAAGATGCTAAAAAAGAAACAAAATCAACATTAATAGAAATAAAGACTTTACCTAAAACGATGACTGACGGATATGAATCATTCTGGAATGTTGGTGTATCCGAACATAGTGAAAAACCAGATATTAAAACATCATATCAAGAAAAGGTTCAAGCTATGAAAAAAGCAAAACAATATTAAAAAGGAGATTCATAACATGACAAAAATAAAAATTGGTCAAGTTGGTTTAAGTAGATTAGGAAAAGTGCATGCAGAAAACATTGTTAACCATGTGAAAGGTGCAGAGTTATTCGCTGTGGCAAGTGTTGTAGAGCAAGAATTAACATATGCCAAAGAAGAATTAGGTGTGAAAAATTGCTATACATCCTATTCAGAAATGATAGAAAACGATGAGCTAGATGCAGTTGTAATTGTTTCACCAAGTGGATTTCATGCAGTTCAAATTTCACAAGCATTAGATAAAGGTTTGCATGTCTTTTCAGAAAAACCTATTGGACTTGAGTTAGATAATATCAAACAAGTTGTTGAAAAAATAAATAGTCACTCAGACAAAGTGTTTCAGTTAGGTTTTATGCGTAGATTTGATGATTCTTATCAATTTGCTAAAGACGTTGTTCAAAATGGTGAATTAGGCAAAATTACAGCAATGAGATGTTATGGAATTGATCCTAGTGCAGGGTTAGATAGCTTTATCCAATTTGCGAAGAACAGTGCAAGTGGTGGCATATTTTTAGATATGTCGATTCATGATATTGATCTTGTACGTTGGTTTACAGGTTCAGAATTTAAAACTGTATATTCACTAGGTAATAACATAGCAGCACCTGAATTAACAGAATGTGAAGAATTGGAAACAGGTGCATGTCTGGCAGAATTAGAAGACGGTACAATCGCATACTTATTAGCCGGAAGAAATGCTCAACATGGATACCATGTTGAAACAGAAATTATAGGAACTGAAGGCATGATAAGAATCGGTAATGCACCAGAGAAAAACTTAGTTACAGTTTATGACAAAAACGGTGTCGTTAGACCGACTTCAGGTCATTTTCCTGAGCGATTTAAACTAGCATTTATTAATGAAATTAATGCATTTATAGAATCTATCAATAATAATGTTCCTTCATCAATAACAGGTATTGATGGATTGAAAAGTACAGAGGTTGCAATTGCAATGCAAGAATCTTATGAGAAGAAAACAATCATTACGTTATGAGGTGAAGTAAATGACTAAAAATATTCGATATGCATGTGCACCGATAGCTTGGACAAATGATGATATGCCAGAACTAGGGAGTGAGAATTCATTTGAACAATGTATAAGTGAAATGGCACTCACTGGGTATGAAGGTACAGAAATAGGTAACAAGTACCCGAAAGATCCTGAAGTTTTGAAATCATATTTGGAACCAAGAGGACTATCTGTCGCAAGTGCATGGTTAAGTTTATATTTAACTTCGGAACCATATGAAGTAACAGAAGAAGCGTTTATAAAACATAGAGATTTTCTACATGCATTAGGCGCAAAAGTTATTGTTGTTTCAGAACAAGGAAATAGTATTCAAGGGGATTTAACTAAAGCATTATTTAAAGAAAAACCTATATTTACAGAACAAGAATGGCAATTATTAGTTGATGGTTTAGAGAAGTTAGGTCAATTAGCACACGAAAAAGATATGGAAATCGTATACCACCATCATATGGGTACAGGTGTACAAACGACAAAAGAAATAGATGAATTAATGGAAAGAACAAACAAAGATAATGTTTCTCTCTTATTTGATACAGGACACCTTGTCCTTTCTGGTGAAGACCCGATAGACATATTTGAAAGACATGAAGTTAGGATAAAACATATTCACTTTAAAGATGTTAGACAAGATGTTAAAGAAGCTGTAGATAAAGAATGTAGTTGCTTCTTGGATGGTGTGAAAAAAGGTATGTTCACAGTACCTGGAGACGGTGTAATAGATTTTAAACCTATCTTAGATCTAATTTATAAATCTGATTACAGCGGATGGATTGTGGTTGAAGCTGAACAAGATCCAGCGATTGCAAATCCATTTATATATGCTAAAAAAGCAAAAGAATATATAGCACAATATCAATAAAATTTTAAACAAAATGGTATAGGAGTTAAGGGCTCCTAAAGGGAGAGAATTATCATGAGTATGTTTGCAGCAATTTCGTTTATTTTAGTTGTTATATGTGTAGGTGTATATGCTTACTTACGGAGTAGAAAGATTGATACTCAAAATTCTGACGGTTTCTTTATGGGTGGTAGAAGTTTAACAGGTTTTACAATTGCTTCTACAATTATCATGACCAATTTATCTACAGAACAAATAGTTGGTCAAAATGGTCAAAGTTTCGTTGCGGGTATGGAAGTTATGGCATGGGAAGTAACATCATCAGTAGCCATTGTTATACTAGCACTTGTCTTTTTACCTAGATATTTTAGGTATGGTGTTGATACAATATCAGATTTTATTGAAATGAGATTTGATACATTCACGAAACGACTCGTATCTTTATTATTCATATTTACTTATGTAGTTTCATTCTTACCAGTTGTATTATATTCTGGTGCACTTGTATTTAATAAAATTTTCAACGTAAGTGAAATGTTAAATATAAGTGATATGACTGCAGTTATTTTAATATCAACAGTCATAGGTCTTGTAGGAATTATATATTTGTTCATAGGCGGGTTATCTTTAAGTGCACATAGTGATTCTATCTATGGTGTCGGTTTAATTGTAGGTGGACTTGCTATACCAACATTAGGTCTCATTATTTTCGGAGATGGAAGCTTCTTACATGGATTTGATAAAGTCGTTCAGAACACGCCAGAAAAGCTTAATTCACTAGGTGCAATTGATTCTAAAATAGTACCATGGCCAACGTTATTCTTTGGTATGTTCTTCAATAATTTATTCTTCTGGTGTACTAACCAAATGATTGTTCAAAAAGCACTTGCTGGTAAAAATTTAAAAGAAGCACAAAAAGGTGCTATGTATGTTGGTACATTTAAAATTTTTGGTGCTTTATTCCTAGTATTTCCAGGTGTGTTGGCATTCAATATGTTAGGAGATAAAGTTACAAATCCTGATAATGCTTATCCAATGCTTGTTAATGAAGTATTACCAGAATGGGCATATGGTTTATTTGGAGCAGTTATTTTTGGTGCTATTCTAAGTTCATTTGTTGGATCTTTAAATAGTACAGCAACATTGTTCTCACTGGACTTTTATAAATCAATTATCAATAAAGAAGCAAGCAATAAACAAGTATCAAGAATTGGAAGATTGGTTACAGTACTAGTAGGTGTAATTGTTGTAATAATTGCACCAATGATTTCATTGTTCCCACAAGGTTTATATGCAGTTGTACAAGAGTTTAATGGTATTTATAATATGCCACTTTTAGTACTTGTACTTGTAGGATTTTTTGTTAAACGTACATCACAGCTTGGTGCTAAAGTGATGTTTATTTTACACATTGTTTTGTATGCGCTTTCAAAAGTTTTGATTACAGAAATACATTTCTTATATGTATTAAGTGTACTTTTCTTTGTAGATTTACTTATAGTGATGTTATTCAATAAATGGAAACCATCTGATGAGTTTGATTTCAGTGTAAATTACGCAAAAGTAGATATCACACCATGGAAACATAGATATTTAGTGGGTGGTATTATCGTACTTGTAGTTATAGGCACTTACGTATTATTCTCACCACTTGGATTAGCATAGGAGGAAGAAAAATATGACACTAACATTCGGGGTAATTGGAGCAGGTAGAATTGGCCAATTACATATAAACTATTTAAGAACACATAAAGATGTAAAGATTAAGTGGATTTCAGACTTATATTGCGACAAGATGGAAGATTGGATCAAAAAAGCAGGAATAGAAAATAAAACTAAGGACCATATGGATATTATTAATGATCCTGAGGTAGATGTAGTAGTAATATGTTCGCCTACAGATACGCATGTAGATATCATTAAAGAAGCTTGTGCAAAAGGAAAGCATATCTTCTGCGAGAAACCGATTAGTTTATCTATTGATGAAGCGAAAATTGCATTAGAAGCGGTAAAAGAAGCAAATGTGAAACTGCAAATGGGCTTTAATAGACGTTTTGATAAAAACTTCAAAGAGTTGAGAGATATTTTAAATAAAGGTGAACTTGGTAATATTCAAACATTAAGGATTACTTCAAGAGATCCAGAGCCACCACCAGTAGAATATATTAAACGCTCAGGTGGACTTTTCATGGATATGATGATTCATGACTTTGATATGGCAAGATATTTAATGCAATCTGAAATAACAGAAGTGTATGCAACTGGTGGAGCGCTGGTAAATCCAGACATTGCTCAATATGATGATATCGATACAGCACTTGTAACCCTTAAATTCGAAAATGGCTCAATGGCCATGATTGAAAACTGTAGAAGAAGTGTATATGGATATGATCAACGAGTTGAAGTATTGGGTGATAAAGGTGCAATTGATGTAGGTAATGAACAAACGACAACATTAAATTATCATCGAGCTGAAGGAATATCTAAAGACAATCCGCCAT encodes:
- a CDS encoding Gfo/Idh/MocA family oxidoreductase, producing the protein MTKIKIGQVGLSRLGKVHAENIVNHVKGAELFAVASVVEQELTYAKEELGVKNCYTSYSEMIENDELDAVVIVSPSGFHAVQISQALDKGLHVFSEKPIGLELDNIKQVVEKINSHSDKVFQLGFMRRFDDSYQFAKDVVQNGELGKITAMRCYGIDPSAGLDSFIQFAKNSASGGIFLDMSIHDIDLVRWFTGSEFKTVYSLGNNIAAPELTECEELETGACLAELEDGTIAYLLAGRNAQHGYHVETEIIGTEGMIRIGNAPEKNLVTVYDKNGVVRPTSGHFPERFKLAFINEINAFIESINNNVPSSITGIDGLKSTEVAIAMQESYEKKTIITL
- the iolE gene encoding myo-inosose-2 dehydratase — encoded protein: MTKNIRYACAPIAWTNDDMPELGSENSFEQCISEMALTGYEGTEIGNKYPKDPEVLKSYLEPRGLSVASAWLSLYLTSEPYEVTEEAFIKHRDFLHALGAKVIVVSEQGNSIQGDLTKALFKEKPIFTEQEWQLLVDGLEKLGQLAHEKDMEIVYHHHMGTGVQTTKEIDELMERTNKDNVSLLFDTGHLVLSGEDPIDIFERHEVRIKHIHFKDVRQDVKEAVDKECSCFLDGVKKGMFTVPGDGVIDFKPILDLIYKSDYSGWIVVEAEQDPAIANPFIYAKKAKEYIAQYQ
- a CDS encoding solute:sodium symporter family transporter — translated: MSMFAAISFILVVICVGVYAYLRSRKIDTQNSDGFFMGGRSLTGFTIASTIIMTNLSTEQIVGQNGQSFVAGMEVMAWEVTSSVAIVILALVFLPRYFRYGVDTISDFIEMRFDTFTKRLVSLLFIFTYVVSFLPVVLYSGALVFNKIFNVSEMLNISDMTAVILISTVIGLVGIIYLFIGGLSLSAHSDSIYGVGLIVGGLAIPTLGLIIFGDGSFLHGFDKVVQNTPEKLNSLGAIDSKIVPWPTLFFGMFFNNLFFWCTNQMIVQKALAGKNLKEAQKGAMYVGTFKIFGALFLVFPGVLAFNMLGDKVTNPDNAYPMLVNEVLPEWAYGLFGAVIFGAILSSFVGSLNSTATLFSLDFYKSIINKEASNKQVSRIGRLVTVLVGVIVVIIAPMISLFPQGLYAVVQEFNGIYNMPLLVLVLVGFFVKRTSQLGAKVMFILHIVLYALSKVLITEIHFLYVLSVLFFVDLLIVMLFNKWKPSDEFDFSVNYAKVDITPWKHRYLVGGIIVLVVIGTYVLFSPLGLA
- the iolG gene encoding inositol 2-dehydrogenase produces the protein MTLTFGVIGAGRIGQLHINYLRTHKDVKIKWISDLYCDKMEDWIKKAGIENKTKDHMDIINDPEVDVVVICSPTDTHVDIIKEACAKGKHIFCEKPISLSIDEAKIALEAVKEANVKLQMGFNRRFDKNFKELRDILNKGELGNIQTLRITSRDPEPPPVEYIKRSGGLFMDMMIHDFDMARYLMQSEITEVYATGGALVNPDIAQYDDIDTALVTLKFENGSMAMIENCRRSVYGYDQRVEVLGDKGAIDVGNEQTTTLNYHRAEGISKDNPPYFFLERYSDAYKVEMDGFIEAILNDTDVICSIEDGYKAQEIAVKCKESVLSNEPKSLLNKQSKTL